Proteins encoded by one window of Thalassoroseus pseudoceratinae:
- a CDS encoding aldehyde dehydrogenase family protein, with translation MSDPDPLELLEIARTAQRQWTAVPIRERTAIVRRFRDQIVNRVDDLVSAVQIPQRVNPRETLAAEVVPLADACRFLNKNANRLLAPRKLGWRDRPLWMTGVRTEIHRDPLGVVLILGTWNYPLLLTGVQMLQALVAGNAVFVKPGRDAVPVTNLLAEMLFEAGLDRNLLHVFTEDPTPAKVLIETGVDKIVLTGSATTGKAVCRNAVETMTPTTMELSGCDAVFVQRSADWDRVFPALRFGLSFNSGATCIAPRRIFVPEEKLEEFEERLLAMTETLPRIEPDPQAAATARKFVRDTVENGATLLAGDLDSENLSESFPLIVSNAHQDMPLLNEDVFAPVLSLIGVPDDQAALATNRRCAYALGATVFGEGREAEILASQIDAGTVVVNDMLAPTADPRAGFGGRRLSGHGVTRGDEGLLQMTAYKAVFIRKGRFAPHLTHEADDIEDLLRAYLQTRHASSWFRRCGGIFQSMRAGFEVWKRRQKQPDGPQDASKTPTVSTTETAS, from the coding sequence TTGTCTGACCCCGATCCCCTCGAACTTCTGGAGATTGCTCGAACAGCACAAAGGCAGTGGACCGCGGTCCCGATTCGTGAACGCACCGCAATTGTGCGGCGATTTCGTGACCAAATCGTGAATCGTGTGGACGATTTGGTGTCCGCCGTTCAGATTCCGCAGCGTGTAAATCCGCGTGAAACGTTAGCGGCCGAAGTGGTGCCATTGGCAGATGCGTGTCGGTTTTTGAACAAGAACGCGAACCGTTTGCTCGCCCCACGCAAATTGGGCTGGCGAGATCGACCGCTCTGGATGACCGGCGTGCGAACCGAAATTCACCGCGATCCGTTGGGCGTGGTGCTGATCCTCGGAACGTGGAATTACCCGTTACTTCTCACCGGCGTGCAGATGCTACAAGCACTCGTTGCTGGAAATGCCGTGTTCGTCAAACCGGGACGGGATGCGGTCCCGGTCACCAACCTCCTTGCGGAAATGCTATTCGAAGCCGGTCTCGACCGAAACTTGCTTCACGTATTCACCGAAGACCCGACCCCCGCGAAAGTTCTCATCGAAACCGGCGTCGACAAAATCGTGCTCACGGGATCGGCAACCACCGGGAAAGCGGTCTGTCGGAATGCGGTGGAAACAATGACGCCGACCACGATGGAGTTGTCCGGCTGCGACGCGGTGTTTGTGCAACGTTCCGCCGATTGGGATCGGGTGTTCCCGGCGTTGCGGTTTGGACTGAGTTTCAACAGCGGCGCCACTTGCATCGCCCCACGTCGGATTTTCGTTCCTGAAGAAAAACTCGAAGAGTTCGAGGAACGATTGCTCGCGATGACGGAAACGTTGCCGCGAATCGAACCCGATCCTCAAGCCGCAGCGACGGCTCGAAAGTTCGTTCGGGATACTGTCGAGAATGGTGCAACGCTACTCGCCGGGGATCTCGATAGCGAAAACCTCAGCGAAAGTTTTCCACTTATCGTCTCCAATGCCCACCAGGATATGCCGTTGCTGAACGAGGATGTGTTTGCTCCCGTTCTCTCGCTGATTGGCGTTCCGGACGATCAAGCCGCACTCGCCACGAATCGCCGTTGTGCGTATGCGCTTGGGGCGACGGTGTTCGGCGAAGGACGCGAAGCAGAAATCCTGGCGAGTCAAATCGATGCGGGCACGGTCGTTGTCAATGACATGCTCGCGCCGACAGCCGATCCCCGTGCCGGTTTCGGTGGGCGACGATTGAGTGGTCATGGCGTCACTCGCGGTGACGAGGGATTGTTACAGATGACCGCCTACAAAGCGGTGTTCATTCGGAAAGGCCGATTCGCTCCGCATTTGACGCACGAAGCTGATGACATCGAAGACTTGCTTAGAGCGTATTTGCAAACGCGTCACGCTTCGAGTTGGTTTCGTCGCTGCGGCGGCATATTCCAATCGATGCGAGCCGGTTTCGAGGTCTGGAAACGACGCCAGAAACAACCCGACGGACCGCAAGACGCATCCAAAACACCAACCGTTTCGACGACCGAAACTGCATCCTGA
- the crtI gene encoding phytoene desaturase family protein: MKTPEILIVGAGPGGLAAAMLLANAGAKVRIVERKDRVGGRTSAIEAEGFRFDLGPTFFLYPRVLDEIFQAVGRNLFSEVPMKKLDPQYRLIFGSGGELNATPNFEQMEREVTQLSPQDAGAFRRFMDENRTKLERFRPILESPFNGVRDLLNPELLKAARHVKPWRSLGTELQKFFTDPRLVIAFSFQSKYLGMSPFRCPSLFSILSYLEYEFGVFHPMGGCSAVTERMAEICRELGVEIHLDEPVEQVLFEGRTAVGVRTTKANYLADSLVVNADFAHAMQKLVPNRLRRRWTDEKIDRKQFSCSTFMMYLGVDGLDTDVAHHSIYIAKDYQRNLREIEQTHMLSEDPSIYVQNAGVTDPSLAPDGQSTLYVLAPVTNRHPNVDWSREREPFRRRVLQQLEKVGIRDIESRIRYERVITPADWEHDFAIHRGATFNLAHNLGQMLHNRPRNRFEDLQNVYLVGGGTHPGSGLPVIFESARITSKLMGDDLGLDLPEPELPITPEQPDQHMETALV, translated from the coding sequence ATGAAAACCCCGGAAATACTCATCGTTGGTGCCGGTCCCGGCGGTTTGGCGGCAGCGATGCTTTTGGCTAATGCCGGTGCAAAAGTTCGGATCGTGGAGCGGAAAGACCGAGTGGGCGGTCGGACGTCAGCAATTGAAGCTGAAGGGTTCCGCTTCGATCTTGGTCCAACGTTCTTTCTGTACCCGCGTGTGCTCGACGAGATTTTCCAAGCTGTCGGTCGGAATTTATTTTCTGAAGTTCCGATGAAAAAACTCGATCCGCAGTATCGTCTCATTTTTGGTAGTGGCGGTGAATTGAATGCCACGCCGAATTTTGAGCAGATGGAACGGGAAGTGACGCAACTTTCACCGCAAGATGCGGGTGCTTTCCGTCGGTTTATGGACGAAAACCGTACGAAGCTCGAACGGTTCCGCCCCATCTTGGAATCCCCGTTCAACGGCGTTCGCGATCTGCTCAACCCAGAGTTGTTGAAGGCGGCCCGCCATGTGAAACCGTGGCGATCGCTGGGTACGGAGTTGCAGAAGTTCTTCACCGATCCGCGATTGGTCATCGCGTTCAGTTTCCAATCGAAATACCTGGGCATGTCACCGTTTCGATGCCCGAGTTTGTTCTCGATTCTTTCCTATCTCGAATACGAGTTTGGCGTCTTCCATCCGATGGGCGGGTGTAGTGCGGTGACAGAGCGAATGGCCGAAATCTGCCGGGAACTCGGTGTGGAGATTCATCTGGACGAACCTGTCGAACAAGTTCTTTTCGAGGGACGAACAGCCGTCGGTGTTCGGACAACCAAAGCGAACTACCTGGCCGACTCACTGGTCGTGAATGCCGACTTCGCCCACGCCATGCAGAAACTTGTGCCAAATCGTTTGCGTCGACGCTGGACCGATGAAAAGATCGACCGCAAGCAGTTTTCGTGCTCGACTTTTATGATGTACCTCGGTGTGGACGGATTGGACACGGACGTTGCTCACCATTCCATCTACATCGCCAAAGACTACCAACGCAATTTGCGGGAGATTGAGCAAACGCACATGCTGTCCGAAGACCCTTCGATTTACGTGCAAAACGCCGGTGTGACGGACCCGTCGTTGGCTCCTGACGGCCAGAGCACTTTGTATGTGCTCGCTCCGGTGACGAATCGGCATCCGAACGTAGATTGGTCGCGTGAGCGGGAACCGTTCCGACGCCGGGTCCTTCAGCAACTTGAGAAGGTGGGAATCCGCGACATCGAATCACGTATCCGCTACGAACGCGTGATTACACCCGCCGACTGGGAACACGACTTCGCCATCCATCGCGGAGCGACATTCAACCTCGCACACAATCTCGGCCAAATGTTGCATAACCGGCCACGCAATCGCTTCGAAGACTTGCAGAATGTGTACCTCGTCGGTGGTGGAACGCACCCAGGAAGCGGTTTGCCTGTGATCTTCGAATCGGCGCGAATTACCTCGAAACTCATGGGTGATGACCTCGGTTTGGACTTGCCGGAACCCGAGTTGCCCATCACGCCGGAACAACCCGATCAACACATGGAGACCGCACTTGTCTGA
- a CDS encoding phytoene desaturase family protein, with product MESERTVGVIGGGLAGLSAACTLAARGHRVTLFERNEWLGGKAAVLEQDGFRFDMGPTILTIPSVLERVFREAGRDMHEELELVRLDPQWRCFFEDDSVLDLVENVDAMADSIRQFSERPADGDGYQKFLTISERLHNISDRFFFYRSVGGIRDTLNLGETFNSKTLSDLLQLRMGQTVAGVVRSCVKDERVAQMIDHFTQYVGSSPFGSPAVLCGIAHMQTEEGIWYPIGGTRAVPVALEKLARELGVTIHTGTGVQRIRTETRGGTGPKHEVVRGVETDDGEFFPFDAVVSNCDSVRTHSELLEPSPATKRFEKRRKYEPACSGVVLYLGLKERYEHLLHHNFVFSRDADEEFEYIYDKGEPAPDPSCYVCAPAVTEPAVAPSGGEALYVLVHTPYLRPGHDWSRLLPDYRRTILEKLSRTAGMSDLQERIVTEAVLTPQDIHDRYHVLNGAIYGLASHGRFLGAFKPANRSHDIAGLYLAGGAAHPGPGMPMVLMSGWIAADSLDQDHPVNQPATALA from the coding sequence ATGGAAAGTGAACGCACGGTCGGAGTGATCGGCGGCGGTTTGGCCGGTCTTTCGGCGGCTTGCACATTGGCGGCGCGTGGTCATCGGGTCACGTTGTTTGAACGCAACGAGTGGCTGGGTGGGAAAGCGGCTGTATTGGAGCAGGACGGCTTCCGTTTCGACATGGGACCGACGATTCTGACAATTCCCTCAGTACTCGAACGTGTCTTCCGGGAAGCCGGTCGGGACATGCACGAGGAATTGGAGCTGGTCCGGCTCGATCCACAATGGCGTTGCTTCTTCGAAGACGATTCGGTGTTGGATTTGGTGGAAAACGTCGACGCCATGGCCGACTCGATCCGCCAGTTTTCCGAGCGTCCCGCCGATGGAGACGGTTACCAAAAGTTCCTGACCATTTCCGAACGATTGCACAACATTTCCGATCGCTTCTTCTTCTATCGCAGTGTCGGTGGTATTCGAGACACGTTGAATCTTGGCGAAACGTTCAACTCGAAAACACTTTCCGATCTGCTTCAACTCCGGATGGGACAAACCGTCGCTGGCGTGGTGCGGTCGTGTGTGAAGGATGAACGGGTCGCTCAAATGATCGACCACTTCACTCAATACGTCGGCTCATCACCATTCGGATCACCGGCGGTATTGTGTGGTATTGCCCACATGCAGACCGAGGAGGGAATCTGGTATCCGATCGGCGGAACTCGGGCGGTTCCCGTTGCTCTCGAAAAGTTGGCCCGAGAATTGGGCGTGACGATCCACACCGGAACCGGAGTTCAACGAATCCGAACGGAAACGCGAGGCGGAACCGGACCGAAACACGAGGTCGTCCGGGGCGTGGAGACCGACGACGGAGAATTCTTTCCGTTCGACGCGGTCGTCTCTAACTGCGACAGCGTCCGCACGCATTCGGAGTTACTCGAACCGAGCCCCGCCACGAAGCGATTCGAGAAACGCCGAAAGTACGAACCGGCATGCTCTGGCGTCGTGTTGTATCTTGGTTTGAAAGAACGTTACGAACACCTGCTTCACCATAATTTCGTGTTCTCCCGCGATGCCGACGAAGAGTTTGAATACATCTATGATAAGGGGGAACCTGCGCCCGATCCCAGTTGTTACGTCTGTGCGCCAGCGGTGACTGAACCAGCTGTCGCACCGTCTGGCGGTGAGGCTCTCTACGTCCTTGTGCACACGCCGTATCTGCGGCCGGGTCATGATTGGTCGCGTCTGTTGCCGGACTATCGGCGGACGATCTTGGAGAAACTGTCTCGAACGGCCGGTATGTCCGACCTGCAAGAGCGAATCGTCACCGAAGCGGTGCTCACACCGCAGGACATCCACGACCGCTACCACGTTCTCAACGGTGCCATCTACGGATTGGCCAGTCATGGGCGGTTCCTCGGGGCGTTCAAACCTGCGAATCGCAGTCACGACATTGCCGGTCTCTATCTTGCTGGCGGAGCCGCACACCCAGGACCGGGAATGCCGATGGTGCTGATGTCGGGCTGGATTGCTGCCGACTCACTGGATCAGGACCATCCCGTAAATCAGCCGGCAACCGCTCTCGCATGA
- a CDS encoding vWA domain-containing protein, producing MLRFHFPECFLLAIPLAWVYWRWCRPVDGDRVTEAVRIGLLLLLLLAFTGPEVNLGGLGLDVVVVADRSASMTDGDIDSIRELIQNLDNTRASGDRVGIVGFGLTPSVERQPSGDARFAGFEKNVSPEGSDLNEALLTALNLVDRNRPARILALTDGEATGLDPRSAARRARELGVPIDFRDYTRLRTGDIAIEAVSLPETVSPREPFQFSVRVFADTDSDAEIRILRDDQEFATRTVSLHSGMNVIPFREVLERGGFYKYTAEVIVENDPLPENNRGLGVVRVDAGPRVLVLNADGQAGNMVRALQAASIPVDVSEAKSNPLMQDDLDPYRTVILENVPADDLGRLKMERLAQFVEDLGGGLLITGGRKSFGGGGYYKSPLDPVLPVSMELREEHRKMRVAIAVVLDRSGSMSAPVRGGQTKMDLANIGTSEVVRLLSSADMVSVIAVDSAPHVVQDITRVDDAEAIVSRVKRIESMGGGIFVYDALVAAGEQLMQAEGYQTRHIILFSDATDSEEPGAYETLLDRYSRAGMTVSVIGLGSDTDVDAGLLKDIAKRGGGNIMFTDDAAELPRLFTQDTMSVARSTFIEAGDEYPNGIPGELLPEPARLMGEIDFPNFPTVGGYNLSYLKPDATAAALSRDEYAAPWSAFWYRGLGRVAALTMEVDGLYTGRFGSWSHYDDFLITHVRWLLGGDNPNDVFIDLQRDGQTALITVELDPTAEQTTGRLPTNAPALFVVPPGAEREEPLRPEFTWIGSHTLQAQFAMNELGTYRTLVKTGGRQFTRGPALTLPYSPEFEPRPSYESGRSMLAELADLSGGERRTDVVTIFKDPPSSPRMLPLLPYLMILAATMLLTEIAGRRLVLWKRTKIPTAEPLPSGGPLPPPKPAKKRKVEWAFGKRRPSRKATTTVSSSHADREQSRSSKPSAGDIYAQAKQKARRRHE from the coding sequence ATGTTGCGATTTCATTTTCCCGAATGCTTTCTGTTGGCGATTCCGCTGGCGTGGGTGTACTGGCGTTGGTGTCGTCCGGTCGATGGCGATCGAGTCACCGAAGCAGTTCGCATCGGATTGTTGTTGTTGCTACTGCTCGCGTTCACCGGACCGGAAGTGAACTTGGGAGGCCTAGGGTTGGACGTCGTCGTGGTTGCCGACCGCTCCGCCTCGATGACGGATGGCGACATTGACAGCATTCGCGAGCTGATCCAAAACCTCGACAACACCCGAGCCAGTGGTGACCGCGTGGGCATCGTAGGGTTTGGCCTGACGCCATCGGTTGAACGCCAACCATCGGGAGACGCTCGATTCGCCGGCTTCGAGAAGAATGTGTCACCTGAGGGGAGCGACCTGAATGAAGCTCTGTTGACCGCGCTCAATTTGGTCGATCGCAACAGACCAGCGAGAATTCTCGCCCTCACGGATGGCGAAGCGACCGGGCTTGATCCGCGGTCGGCGGCACGACGGGCACGAGAATTGGGCGTGCCGATCGACTTTCGCGACTATACCCGACTCCGAACCGGCGACATCGCCATTGAAGCCGTTTCATTGCCCGAGACAGTCAGTCCACGAGAGCCGTTTCAATTCTCAGTTCGCGTCTTTGCAGACACCGACTCCGATGCCGAGATCCGCATTCTTCGTGATGATCAGGAATTCGCCACTCGAACCGTTTCCCTTCACAGTGGAATGAACGTGATTCCGTTTCGGGAAGTGCTCGAACGCGGCGGGTTCTATAAGTACACGGCCGAAGTCATCGTCGAAAACGATCCTCTCCCGGAGAACAATCGCGGGTTGGGGGTTGTTCGTGTCGATGCCGGTCCGCGGGTGCTGGTTTTGAATGCGGATGGTCAAGCCGGCAACATGGTCCGGGCGTTGCAAGCGGCGAGTATTCCAGTCGATGTCTCTGAAGCCAAGTCGAATCCGCTCATGCAGGATGATTTGGATCCTTACCGAACGGTCATTTTAGAGAACGTGCCCGCGGACGATCTCGGGCGACTCAAGATGGAACGACTGGCTCAGTTCGTCGAGGATCTCGGCGGCGGTCTGCTCATAACCGGGGGACGAAAAAGTTTCGGCGGGGGCGGATATTATAAGAGTCCGCTCGATCCGGTGCTTCCGGTGTCGATGGAACTTCGTGAGGAACATCGCAAGATGCGGGTTGCGATTGCCGTGGTGCTCGACCGTTCTGGAAGTATGTCGGCCCCTGTCCGTGGTGGGCAGACAAAAATGGATTTGGCCAACATTGGGACGTCGGAAGTCGTGCGGTTGCTTTCATCGGCGGATATGGTTTCGGTGATTGCAGTGGATTCCGCACCTCATGTCGTGCAGGACATCACTCGTGTCGACGATGCGGAGGCAATCGTTAGCCGTGTGAAACGCATCGAAAGCATGGGCGGTGGAATCTTCGTTTACGATGCATTAGTCGCGGCCGGCGAGCAACTAATGCAGGCCGAAGGCTATCAAACGCGGCATATCATTTTGTTCTCGGATGCCACTGATAGCGAAGAACCTGGCGCCTACGAAACGCTGCTCGATCGTTACTCGCGTGCTGGAATGACCGTGAGCGTGATCGGTCTCGGTTCGGATACCGATGTCGATGCGGGACTGCTGAAAGACATTGCGAAGCGTGGCGGCGGAAATATCATGTTCACTGATGACGCCGCGGAACTTCCCCGCTTGTTTACACAGGACACCATGAGCGTGGCTCGGAGTACGTTCATCGAGGCCGGTGACGAATACCCAAACGGCATTCCCGGCGAATTGCTGCCTGAACCGGCTCGGCTGATGGGAGAAATCGACTTCCCCAACTTCCCGACGGTCGGCGGATACAACTTAAGTTACCTCAAACCAGATGCAACAGCGGCCGCTCTTTCACGAGACGAATACGCCGCGCCATGGTCCGCGTTTTGGTACCGTGGACTTGGCCGAGTGGCGGCGTTGACGATGGAAGTTGACGGACTCTACACCGGGCGGTTTGGAAGTTGGTCACACTATGATGACTTCCTAATTACGCATGTTCGATGGCTCTTAGGAGGCGATAATCCCAACGACGTTTTTATCGACTTGCAGCGGGATGGACAAACCGCGTTGATCACCGTGGAACTTGATCCCACCGCTGAGCAAACAACTGGAAGACTACCGACGAACGCCCCAGCACTATTCGTCGTACCGCCGGGCGCGGAACGTGAAGAACCCTTGCGACCAGAGTTCACCTGGATTGGTTCCCATACGCTCCAGGCTCAGTTCGCTATGAACGAATTGGGCACATATCGTACTTTGGTGAAGACCGGCGGTCGGCAGTTCACTCGCGGACCGGCATTGACACTTCCCTACTCTCCCGAGTTCGAGCCGAGACCCAGTTACGAATCCGGTCGGTCGATGCTCGCGGAACTAGCAGACCTCTCCGGTGGCGAACGTCGGACGGATGTCGTCACGATTTTCAAAGATCCTCCGTCCTCACCACGAATGCTGCCATTGTTGCCCTACCTAATGATTCTAGCGGCGACAATGTTGCTAACGGAAATTGCCGGTCGTCGCCTAGTCCTTTGGAAACGCACAAAGATTCCTACGGCGGAACCACTTCCGAGTGGAGGGCCACTGCCGCCACCGAAACCAGCGAAGAAGCGGAAGGTCGAATGGGCATTCGGAAAACGTCGACCGTCCCGAAAAGCCACGACTACCGTTAGTTCATCACACGCCGACCGTGAACAATCTCGATCTTCAAAACCGTCTGCAGGTGACATTTACGCACAGGCAAAACAAAAAGCGCGTCGCCGCCACGAGTGA
- a CDS encoding NAD(P)H-hydrate dehydratase has translation MKRIEQLPPLPDRSQNSHKGSFGSVFLIGGSRGMSGAMALAGMGALRGGAGLVTLAVPMGILSTITALEPSYLTKPLPEDKHGCISLVAWSALHDADKRFDVVAIGPGLCRTDDSQELTARLFERCSVPLVVDADGLNNLTDRKTVLSTHPKSASAARVLTPHPGEFARLLDVPVSEVQANREQLAAAFAAKHQLIVVLKGHGTIITDGEQIAVNPTGNPGMATGGMGDVLTGLIAALLGQGMAAFDAAHLGVYLHGLAADIAVQEFSQPGLIASDLPLYIGPAWQTVLGQTPE, from the coding sequence ATGAAACGAATCGAACAACTGCCACCCTTGCCGGACCGAAGCCAAAATTCCCATAAGGGAAGCTTCGGTTCGGTTTTTTTGATTGGCGGGTCGCGCGGGATGAGTGGAGCGATGGCGTTGGCCGGGATGGGGGCGTTGCGGGGCGGTGCCGGGCTCGTCACGCTGGCGGTGCCCATGGGAATTTTGTCGACGATCACGGCACTTGAACCTTCATACCTCACCAAGCCACTTCCCGAGGACAAACACGGCTGCATTTCCCTCGTGGCTTGGTCGGCTTTGCATGATGCAGACAAAAGATTCGACGTGGTGGCCATCGGTCCCGGTCTATGCCGAACCGACGATTCTCAAGAACTTACTGCACGTCTTTTTGAACGTTGTTCTGTGCCGCTTGTTGTCGACGCCGACGGGCTCAACAACCTGACGGATCGAAAAACTGTCTTGAGTACCCATCCGAAGTCTGCGTCCGCCGCTCGAGTACTCACACCTCACCCCGGTGAATTTGCTCGTTTGCTGGATGTACCCGTCAGCGAGGTGCAGGCGAATCGTGAGCAGTTGGCTGCAGCATTTGCCGCCAAACATCAACTCATTGTGGTGCTCAAAGGTCACGGAACAATTATTACCGATGGCGAACAGATTGCTGTCAATCCGACCGGGAACCCCGGCATGGCGACGGGGGGAATGGGCGATGTGCTCACAGGTCTGATCGCGGCACTGCTTGGCCAAGGCATGGCGGCGTTCGATGCGGCCCACCTCGGGGTCTACTTGCACGGTTTGGCGGCTGACATTGCCGTCCAGGAATTCTCACAACCGGGGCTGATTGCCTCCGACCTGCCACTTTACATCGGTCCGGCATGGCAAACTGTGCTCGGTCAGACGCCAGAGTGA
- the pepD gene encoding beta-Ala-His dipeptidase: MPGFFEAFETLSDRPVFVHFQKLVQTARPSMQEAQVQGQIAEWGESQGFRVTRDKTGNICLHVPARGETQNQNPVIIQNHTDIVVSNADDAPDGVDSATGNIPVDRGNVGPDGAFHPDQQGAWLRAPFTTLGADNGIGCAMAMAICDDPDAVHPPLELIFTVDEEQGLTGALQLDAEALEIRGRTLINLDTEDDDELTIGCAGGMDTEITWQRERRAIPKDLAAFEIALGPTMGGHSGIEIDAGRVNANRALARILRHAALQTELHLASIVGGDKRNAIPRTASAVVVIDPADEDKLRSAVDDVRTHLAKQFSSRDVDLNQAIADPKAVALPDTAFLPQCTLHLIDMLLALPAGVLGTTPEIPGLVETSNNLAVLQTEGDTVRIACNSRSSSVEALRDVSATLCAAAGLADATAKKTNQYPGWQPDVNSSLVKLTASAYEELFGESPKVHAIHAGLECGVLAERIGGDVDSISFGPNIRGNHAPGERVEIESVEKSYRLLKALLRSLAEQGSP; encoded by the coding sequence ATGCCTGGCTTCTTTGAAGCATTTGAAACTCTTAGTGATCGTCCTGTCTTCGTTCACTTTCAGAAGCTCGTGCAAACGGCTCGTCCTTCCATGCAAGAAGCCCAGGTGCAAGGGCAGATCGCGGAATGGGGGGAATCCCAGGGCTTTCGAGTGACTCGCGACAAGACTGGGAATATCTGCCTGCACGTCCCCGCCCGTGGAGAGACGCAAAACCAGAATCCCGTCATCATTCAAAACCACACAGATATTGTCGTGTCGAACGCTGATGACGCTCCCGATGGCGTCGACTCGGCAACCGGAAATATCCCTGTCGATCGGGGCAATGTGGGTCCGGACGGAGCATTCCATCCCGATCAGCAAGGGGCATGGTTACGAGCACCGTTCACCACTCTAGGAGCAGACAACGGAATCGGTTGTGCCATGGCGATGGCTATCTGTGATGATCCGGACGCCGTTCATCCTCCCCTCGAATTGATCTTCACAGTCGACGAGGAACAGGGCTTGACCGGAGCGCTCCAATTGGATGCGGAGGCGCTTGAGATTCGTGGTCGCACGTTGATCAATTTAGACACCGAAGACGACGATGAATTGACCATCGGTTGTGCAGGTGGAATGGACACGGAGATCACTTGGCAACGAGAACGCCGTGCGATTCCGAAGGATTTGGCCGCATTCGAGATCGCACTTGGCCCGACAATGGGTGGGCATTCGGGGATCGAAATTGACGCCGGTCGCGTCAATGCGAATCGGGCGTTGGCACGTATCCTGCGACATGCCGCGCTGCAAACCGAACTTCATTTAGCGTCAATCGTCGGCGGTGATAAACGCAATGCGATTCCGCGGACTGCCTCGGCTGTCGTCGTGATTGACCCGGCAGATGAAGACAAACTGCGGTCTGCAGTCGATGATGTGCGGACACATCTTGCCAAGCAATTTAGCTCGCGTGATGTCGATCTGAATCAAGCGATTGCCGATCCAAAAGCAGTTGCCCTACCCGACACCGCATTTCTACCACAGTGCACTCTGCACCTCATTGACATGCTCCTGGCGTTGCCAGCTGGAGTGTTGGGGACGACTCCCGAAATTCCAGGTTTGGTCGAAACCAGCAACAACTTGGCGGTTTTACAGACCGAAGGTGATACGGTCCGCATCGCATGCAATTCTCGGAGCAGTTCTGTCGAAGCTCTACGTGATGTATCCGCGACGCTTTGTGCCGCTGCGGGGCTGGCGGATGCCACCGCCAAGAAGACCAATCAGTACCCTGGTTGGCAACCCGATGTAAACTCATCGTTGGTGAAATTGACCGCGAGTGCGTACGAGGAACTCTTTGGCGAGAGCCCCAAAGTTCACGCGATCCATGCCGGACTAGAGTGCGGCGTGCTAGCTGAGCGAATTGGCGGGGATGTCGACTCGATCAGCTTCGGCCCAAACATTCGCGGCAATCACGCACCGGGAGAACGGGTCGAGATCGAATCCGTCGAAAAGTCGTATCGCCTGCTCAAAGCTTTATTGCGATCTCTCGCAGAGCAAGGTTCACCGTAG